GACGCCGCGAACCAGCGCGCCGTCGGCATAGAGCGCGGTGACATGCGCCTCGCACAGCACGTCGATGCCGGCGGTCTCCACCGCACCGCGCAGGCGGTCGATCAGCTCCGCTCCCGACCGGCTGGGCAGCCCGTGCATACGGCGGGCGCTGTGGCCGGGATAGCTGAAATTGTCCACCACCGAGAAGGGCAGGCCGTAGCGGTCGGCCAGCCATTCCAGCGCCGGCCCTACGGCCTGCGCGACGCGGGCGACCGCGGCCGGGTCGGGTTCGCCCTTCGCCTTGGCGATGATGTCGGCGGCGAAGCGTTCCGGGCTGTCCTCGATCCCGGCGTCGCGCTGCCAGCGGGTGCCCGGCGCCGGGACCAGCCCGGCCGACAGGGCGGTGGAGCCCTGGGGCAGCGCATCGCGTTCCAGCACCAGTACGCCCGCGCCCTGCTCGTGGGCGGCCAGCGCCGCGACCATGCCGGCCGCCCCGCCGCCGATCACCACCACGGGGACGGTGAACTCGAACTCCACGCCGTCGGCGGGCAGGATGCGGCTCATGAGCTTGCCACCTCCACCATCATGCGGGCGACGGTCGCCACCCGGCAGATCGGGCGCAGGGCGGCGACGGAGACCTCATGCACCTCGCGGCTGAAGGCGGCGGTGCCGTCCTCCAGCAGAATGGCGTCGAACTCGCGGACATGGGCGTCGCGCACGGTCGAAGCGACGCCGCCATTGGTGACGATGCCGCAGACCAGCAGCCGCTCCACCCCGCATTTTGCCAGCACCCATTCCAGCCGCGACATGTAGAAGGCGGAATAGGCGACCTTTTCCACCTCCACATCGACGGGCTGCAGCGCGTCCACCGTGCGATGCCCCCAGCTGCCCGGCTTGAAGTCGCCCTTGGCCAGGAAGGGGCGCAGCGTCTTCAGGTGGGGCGAGATCATCGGCTCGCCGCCGCGGCCGGGCACCAGCGTGAAGTTGGTGGAGATCACCCAGCCGCCGCGCGAGCGCAGCAGGTCGGCCAGCGGCTTCACCCGCTCCGGCAGCGCCAGGATCTCCGGCGCCGTCTGTCCGGCGCGGCCATAGGCGCCGTTGGGATGGAGGAAGTCGTTCTGAAGGTCGCAGACCAGCAGGGCGGTGCGCTCGACAGGAATCCCGGTGGTGCTCATCGGGCGCTCCTTTCCACGATGACGTTGCCGTAGCCGTCGACGCGGGCGGACAGGTCAGGGTCGATGACGGTGGTGGCGTCCGGCTGTTCCAGGATCGCCGGCCCCTGGATCGCCGTGCCGACCGGCAGGTCGAGGCGGTTGTAGACGGCAGTCTCGTGCCAAGCCCCGTCGAACCACACCGGCCGCGACCCGGCATAGGCGCCCTCCACCGTCGTCCCGGCGGCCGGAGCCAGCGTGGAGAGGTCGAAATGCGGACGGCGGCCGATGGCGGCGGTGCGCAGATTGACGATCTTGGCGCCGACGCCCGGCAGCAGCCGGCTGAAGGACGCCTGATAGGCCCGCTCGAAGGCGGCGCGGATGGTCGCCTCGTCGATCCCGGTGGTGCCGTTCTCCACCGACACCGGCAGCGGCACGGCGACCGTGTGGGTCTGGCCGATGTAATGCATGTCGAGTTCGAAAACGAGGTCGATGCGTTCGACGCTGAGCCCTGCGGACTCCACCACGGCGCGGGCCGCTGCCGCCTCCTCCACCATGCGGCGGTCGAGCGATCCGGCGTCGATGCCCGCCAGCGGCAGGTTCACCGTCTGCACCTGATCGTGGCGGATGTCGGCGATGACACAGCCGAGTGCGGAGGTCACGCCAGGGAAGCGCGGCACCAGCGCCGCTTTCAAGCCGACCTCCTTGATCAGCGCGCCGACATGCAGCGCCCCGCCGCCGCCGAAGGGCACGGCGGCGAATTTGGCTGGGTCATGGCCGCGCTCGATGGAGACGAGGCGGATGGCGCCGGCCATCTTGCTGTTGGCGATGCGCACCACCGCTTCCGCCGCCGCCATGACGTCGAGGCCGAGCGGCTCCGCCACATGGGTGGCGATGGCGGTGCGGGCTGCATCGACGTCGAGGCGCGCCAGCTTGCCGCCGATGGGGCGCTCGGCATTGATGCGGCCGAGCAGCACATTGGCGTCGGTCAGGGTCGGGCGGGTGTTGCCCTGGCCGTAGCAGACCGGCCCCGGCCTGGAACCGGCGCTCTCCGGCCCGACCTGCAGCATGCCGCCGGGATCGACCCCGGCGATGGAGCCGCCGCCGGCGCCGATGGTGGTGATCTCGATCATCGGCGTGCGGACGACCAGACCGAAATCGATGGTGGTCTGGGCGGCAAGCATGGTGTGCCCCTCCACCACCAGCGACACGTCGAAGCTGGTGCCGCCGAGGTCGCCGGTGATGACGTTGGGGAAACCCGCCGCCTTGGAGATCGCCGCCGCGGCGATGACGCCCGCCGCCGGCCCCGACAGGGCGGTGCGCACCGGCAGGCGCCGCGCGGTGTCGGTGGACATCACGCCGCCGTTCGACTGGACGATGTGGAAGCGGCCGCCGAACCCCTCCCCCGCCAGTGCGTTGTCGAGCTTGGCGAGATAACTGCCGACCACCGGCTGGAGATAGGCGTTCAGCGCGGTGGTGGAGGTGCGTTCGAATTCGCGGATTTCCGGCAGGATGCGGGACGAGCATTCCAGGTTGGCGTTCGGCCAGACCTCGCGTGCGGCCGCCAGCGCCGCCAGCTCGTTGGCCGGGTTGGCATAGGCGTTGATGAAGACGATGGCGAGCGCCTCCGCCCCCTGGTCGGCGAGTTTGCGGGCGCAAGCGCGGACCTCCTCCGGGTCGATCTCGGTGCGGATGGTGCCGTCCGCCAGCGTGCGCTCCGCCACCTCCAGCCGCATGTCGCGGTCGACCACGGGCACGAAATCGCCCCACAGGCCCCAGGTGTGGCGTCGGTCGCGACGGCGCATCTCCAGCACGTCGCGGAAGCCGGCGGTGGTGATCAACCCGACCTTGGCGCCCTTGCGCTCCAGCAGAGCGTTGGTGCCGACGGTGGTGCCGTGGACGATGGAGCCCAGTTCCGCAACCGGACCGAAGCTCTGCAGGCCGGCGAGGAAACCGACCGCCTCGTCGCCGCGGTTGGACGGGACCTTGGCAGTGCGGAAGCTGCCGCGCGCCTCGTCGTAATGGAACAGGTCGGTGAAGGTGCCGCCGACATCGACGCCGACGATTGCACCCTTGGAGATACCGTTGCTCATGGTCTTGGATCCCGGAATCGTCAGGCGGCGGGGAATTCGCGCAAGCTTGCGGTGGCGGCGATGTCGAGCGCGCCGTCGTCGGTCAGTGCCACGCCATAGGCGGTGCGCGCAGCCTCCCGGCCGAGATAGCCGAGCCGCACGTCGCGGGCCACGGCCTCCGCATCGCGCCGCTTCGGGTCGCCCCAGCCGCCGCCGCCGGGCGTCTCCAGCCGCACGCGCTGGCCGTCGCGGATCTTCACGTCGGTGACCTTGGAGGCCAGCGGTGGCGACTTCTCGCCCTCGTCGCTCTGCCAGGTGAAGCGGTTCAACGCCGCAGGGGTGCCGCCGGCCACGCCGAAGGGGGCGAAGACGCCGCGCTCGCCCAGCAGGAAGACGTCGGCGTCGGTCAGCGCCTCGATCTCGTAGACCGCGCCCAGCCCGCCGCGATGCAGGCCGGCCCCGGCGGAGTCCGGGCGCAGAGCCCATTGGGTGAACATCACCGGATAGGCGGCTTCGAGGATTTCCACCGGCGGAATGGTGGCGGTGGAGATCGGGTTGTTGGCGTGGTTCAGCCCGTCCGTCTCCGGATTGCCGCCCAGGCCGCCGCCGAAGAAGGAGAACATGACCCAGCGCGAGCCGTCCTTGCGGTAGCCGGCCAGCGACAGGGCATTGATGGTGCCGAAGGGGGCGGCGGTGGCGCGGGCCGGGTCGGCGAGGGCCAAGGCGCCGAACACCACGCCGATGACGCGCAGGATGGTCTCGGTATAGCCGCCGACCGGCTTGGGCGGCTTGACCGCCAGCAGGGTGCTTTCCGGGATGACGAAGGTGATCGGGTTGAGGCAGCCGGCATTGGCCGGCACGTCGGTGAAGACATGCTTCAGCGCGACGTAGCAGCAGGCCACCGCAGTCGAATAGGCGATGTTCAGCGGCCCGGCGCAGGGGGCGGATGAGCGCGAGAAGTCCAGCGTCATCCGGTCGCCGGCGATGGTCAGGTCCAGCGCGATCAGCAGCCTGTCGGCGGTGATGCCGTCATTGTCGAGATAGTCTTCGAAGCTGTAGACGCCGTCCGGCAGTTTGCCGATGGCGCTGCGCATCAGCGCGTCGGCCCGCGCGGTGAAGGCGTCGAAGGCGGCGGCGACCGTCTCCTCGCCATGCTCGTCCAGCAGTTCGGTCAAGCGGCGCACGCCGAGATCCAGCGCGTTCAGCTGGCCGTTCAGGTCGCCGTAGTTCGACACCGGCACGCGGGAATTGGCGGCGAGGATCGCCAGCAAATCATGGTTCATCACGCCGGCCTTGACCAGCTTCACCGGCGGGATGCGCACGCCCTCCTGGAAACTGTCGGTGGCGCGGGCGTTGAAGTTGCCCGGCACATTGCCGCCGATGTCGAGCCAGTGGCCGACCGACGCCATCCAGCAGAACAGCCGGCCATTGCGGAAGATCGGCCGCACCAGACGGAAATCGTTCAGGTGGGTGCCGCCGTCATAGGGATCGTTGAACAGGAAGATGTCGTCGGGATGCAGGTCGCCCTCGCGCGCCACCTTGTCGATCACTGCCTTGACCGCGAAGGCCATGGCGCCGACGAAGATCGGCAGGCCGTTGGTGCCCTGCACCAGCGTGGCTCCGGTTTCCGCATGGTAGAGGCCGTGGCAGGCGTCGCGCGCCTCGGCGATGATCGGGTTGAAGGCGGAGCGGTAGAGCGTCGCGTCCATCTCGTCGGCGATCTGCTCCAGCCGGCCCTTCAGGACGGCGAGCGTGACGGGATCGATTGCTGTGTTTCTGGTGGTCATGCTGCGTCCTCCCGCTTCGCGGGGCCAGAGTCCTTATAGGTTTCGCCGAGCGCCAGCATCTCCGGCGTGCCGATCAGGTCGTTCAGCGCGTTGAAATCGAACATGCGGTCGCGGAATGGCTGGGTGGTGCCGTGCTGCGCCAGCGAGGCGTAATAGTCCTGCGCCTGCCGGGCGAGCGCCCGCACGATGCCGCCGGGGAAGATCACCAGCCGATAGCCCAGCGCGCCCAACTCCGCCGCGGAGCTGATCGGCGTCTGCCCACCCTCCACCATGTTGGCCAGCAGCGGGCGGATGCCGCCCAGATCGGCGGCGATGGCGGACAGCTGCTCCCGGCTCTTGGGCGCCTCGACGAACAGCACATCGGCGCCGGCCTCGACATAGAGCCTGGCGCGGTCCAGCGCCGCGGAGACGCCCTCCACCGCCACCGCATCGGTGCGGGCGACGATCAGGGTGTTTTCGCTGGCGCGGGCATCGACCGCCGCCTTGATCTTGCCGGCCATTTCGCCGGCCGGAATCACCGCCTTGTCGGTCAGATGGCCGCAGCGCTTGGGAAAGCTCTGGTCCTCAAGCTGCAAGGCGGTGGCGCCGGCCCGCTCGAACATGCGCACGGTGCGCTGGACGTTCAGCGCGTTGCCATATCCGGTATCGGCATCGACGATCAGCGGCGTCGGCACCCGGTCGCGCACCAGGGCGATGGTGTCCGCCACCTCGCTGACCGAAACCAGCCCGATGTCGGGCCGGCCGAGCCGGGTGTAGGCGATGGCGGCACCGGACAGATACAACGCCTCGAAACCCGCACGCGCCGCCATCGAAGCGGTGAAGGCGTCGTAGACGCCGGGCGCCAGGACGACGCGGTCCTGGGCCAATCGGTCCCGGAAACTGATGCTGGGGACGGTCATGTCAAGCGCTCCCCCCGGCGCCGGTCCGCGATACGGTCGCGGCACCGCCGGGTCAGGGTTGGAAGATGTCGGGAGAGGGCCGGAGCGGGCATCGCTCACAGGCCGAGATAGGTGCGTTTCAATTCGGGGTCGCGCGCGATCTCGTCGGACGGTCCCGACAGCGCGAAGACGCCGTTTTCGAGGATGTAGGCCCGGCGGGCGACCTCCAGCGACTGGACGACATTCTGCTCCACCAGCAGGATCGCCAGCCCGTCGGCGTTCAGCTTGCGGATCAGCCCGAACATCTCCTCCACCACCAGCGGCGAAAGGCCGAGCGAGGGTTCGTCGAGGATCAGCAGACGCGGCTCCGCCATCATGCCGCGGCCGATGGCCAGCA
The sequence above is drawn from the Azospirillum lipoferum 4B genome and encodes:
- a CDS encoding cysteine hydrolase family protein translates to MSTTGIPVERTALLVCDLQNDFLHPNGAYGRAGQTAPEILALPERVKPLADLLRSRGGWVISTNFTLVPGRGGEPMISPHLKTLRPFLAKGDFKPGSWGHRTVDALQPVDVEVEKVAYSAFYMSRLEWVLAKCGVERLLVCGIVTNGGVASTVRDAHVREFDAILLEDGTAAFSREVHEVSVAALRPICRVATVARMMVEVASS
- a CDS encoding hydantoinase/oxoprolinase family protein; its protein translation is MSNGISKGAIVGVDVGGTFTDLFHYDEARGSFRTAKVPSNRGDEAVGFLAGLQSFGPVAELGSIVHGTTVGTNALLERKGAKVGLITTAGFRDVLEMRRRDRRHTWGLWGDFVPVVDRDMRLEVAERTLADGTIRTEIDPEEVRACARKLADQGAEALAIVFINAYANPANELAALAAAREVWPNANLECSSRILPEIREFERTSTTALNAYLQPVVGSYLAKLDNALAGEGFGGRFHIVQSNGGVMSTDTARRLPVRTALSGPAAGVIAAAAISKAAGFPNVITGDLGGTSFDVSLVVEGHTMLAAQTTIDFGLVVRTPMIEITTIGAGGGSIAGVDPGGMLQVGPESAGSRPGPVCYGQGNTRPTLTDANVLLGRINAERPIGGKLARLDVDAARTAIATHVAEPLGLDVMAAAEAVVRIANSKMAGAIRLVSIERGHDPAKFAAVPFGGGGALHVGALIKEVGLKAALVPRFPGVTSALGCVIADIRHDQVQTVNLPLAGIDAGSLDRRMVEEAAAARAVVESAGLSVERIDLVFELDMHYIGQTHTVAVPLPVSVENGTTGIDEATIRAAFERAYQASFSRLLPGVGAKIVNLRTAAIGRRPHFDLSTLAPAAGTTVEGAYAGSRPVWFDGAWHETAVYNRLDLPVGTAIQGPAILEQPDATTVIDPDLSARVDGYGNVIVERSAR
- a CDS encoding hydantoinase B/oxoprolinase family protein — translated: MTTRNTAIDPVTLAVLKGRLEQIADEMDATLYRSAFNPIIAEARDACHGLYHAETGATLVQGTNGLPIFVGAMAFAVKAVIDKVAREGDLHPDDIFLFNDPYDGGTHLNDFRLVRPIFRNGRLFCWMASVGHWLDIGGNVPGNFNARATDSFQEGVRIPPVKLVKAGVMNHDLLAILAANSRVPVSNYGDLNGQLNALDLGVRRLTELLDEHGEETVAAAFDAFTARADALMRSAIGKLPDGVYSFEDYLDNDGITADRLLIALDLTIAGDRMTLDFSRSSAPCAGPLNIAYSTAVACCYVALKHVFTDVPANAGCLNPITFVIPESTLLAVKPPKPVGGYTETILRVIGVVFGALALADPARATAAPFGTINALSLAGYRKDGSRWVMFSFFGGGLGGNPETDGLNHANNPISTATIPPVEILEAAYPVMFTQWALRPDSAGAGLHRGGLGAVYEIEALTDADVFLLGERGVFAPFGVAGGTPAALNRFTWQSDEGEKSPPLASKVTDVKIRDGQRVRLETPGGGGWGDPKRRDAEAVARDVRLGYLGREAARTAYGVALTDDGALDIAATASLREFPAA
- a CDS encoding isocitrate lyase/phosphoenolpyruvate mutase family protein; the protein is MSFRDRLAQDRVVLAPGVYDAFTASMAARAGFEALYLSGAAIAYTRLGRPDIGLVSVSEVADTIALVRDRVPTPLIVDADTGYGNALNVQRTVRMFERAGATALQLEDQSFPKRCGHLTDKAVIPAGEMAGKIKAAVDARASENTLIVARTDAVAVEGVSAALDRARLYVEAGADVLFVEAPKSREQLSAIAADLGGIRPLLANMVEGGQTPISSAAELGALGYRLVIFPGGIVRALARQAQDYYASLAQHGTTQPFRDRMFDFNALNDLIGTPEMLALGETYKDSGPAKREDAA